aattttttatcgattttgttcgtttttttgtggtttttgttagttttaatttaatttataatatatcttttgttttcttgttaatTTCGCTTAATGTTTTCTTTGGCGCAGTTGACtaattctgtgtgtgtgttttggttttttatgtttatgtgttttgctttgtttttgttttgttttctttttttgtatatattctttacttgttacttgtttttttgctacggtttttgcttgctttttacatatatagatatcaCGAGAGTTCCTGCGAGAACTGCGTCTCCAGGGTGGGTCTAGTTCTAGTTGGATTTCTGTTGGGATTGCGTATCGGTGGTCCTGGGCTGCCATAGCCCGCCGCATACAGCTGCGGACACGAGTCTTTTATGAGTTCCTGCGTCTCTCGCAGCTGCCGCTGCACTTGGGGCGCCAATCGCTGCACGCTGATGGCCGGCGGAAATTTGTATTCCGTTGGTGGCGCCGTCGACTGTCaacaaatgaaacgaaacaaaacaaacacattttCTTAATGGCCGTGTCTAGGGAAATGAAAATCTTACATTAGCAAATAAACAATGAGCAAAACATTAAGAGCCAGGCATCATTGCTGTCGTCGGCTAAGAAGCAATTAACGCGAAGGCATAAACAAGAGATAAAACAGAATTATAAACAGCTCGGAAACATTTAGAGAGTTGACAACAGCTATTTAAATGGTCCAAAGCACGATTTTGACATTGAACTTTAGCACAATTGAagatgcattttatattttatcgagttaattaaaattgttgtctGTTTAGCTTCCGAGCCATAATAACTGTCTgacatttatgtatatcttTCGAGAAGCGAATAAGAGGTACATGACATTTGCAGAGAATTGgctttttatatatgtgtTCACTTTTATAAATGGCTTTGGATGTAGAGGTAGAAAAAGGCTGACCATTTCttaaatagcaaaatatatttctagaaATCTCTGCTCCTAGGGATGTGACCTttgaattattgaaaaaaattaagaattaaaataagttaaacGTAATCATCAACCTATCAATTTCAGTTTCGATTTAAATTTCGTCAAGTCAAACTGATATCGTTAAagagtaataaataatttaaccaATCGTGAAGCAAGATTAGTAGATTATTTCAAGATACTGATGTTTATAGCGCAAACTATAGAGCcctatttttgaaaaaattacGTAAGCCATTATAATGGAATTACACAGAGAAAGTTTATATGACGACTGCTTTTAAGACATCTTAATTGCATATTATACTGAAATGGCTATTCACaagataaatataaacaaacaaatgacaaaatgTCTCCTATGACTATGGGCAAATAAGATTTGATAAGTGTTAAGCctttcataaaataataaatgcgcATACGTAatgtattacgtatacgaagTGAGGTACATAATCTGGCCGCTTGCTTACCTGCACGGAGTGCATAACTTCGCCATAGTAAGCGCCCGTTGGGAGTGgaggttgttgttgctgttgctgctgcagctgttgttgcagcgGCTGTTGCGATGATTGCGGCTGCAACGACTGCAACGTCTGTAGCGACTGCaattgcggctgctgctgttgcagctgctgacTTTGGCTGTGTGGAGCGGTTTGTGATTCGTAAGATTCGGAGGCAATGGGAACAGAGGTCGCTGCTTGACCAGCAACTTGGGGGGCAGTGCTCGGAGCACCATAGTACGCCAACTGCAATGGGGCACGTCCGGCTGTGGCGCCGGCGCCATTTAGGAAACCCGTAACGCCCGTCTGCATCAACGGCGAATTGGCGGCAATGTACTGCACAGGAGCACTAACTGGTGGCGACGGCACGGCACCATAAAGCAACCGCTTGGGGCTGACGCTTTGCGGTTTGGCGCCCGCCGGCAACGTTAGCAGATGTCCGCCATAGGcagccaattgttgttgctgttgttgctgctgctgttgttgttgctgttgctgatgttgctggtACATgaccagctgctgttgctgctgctgttgcagctgggCAAGCTGTGCGGCTGCCGCTGCATTCGCATTGGACGTATTGACAAGATTGGCATCGAGCTGTGGCAACAGtatcagctgctgttgctggtaaAGATTGGCCgcttgatgttgctgctgctgttgttgctgctgctgttgtagctgctgctgttgtagttgctgctgttgttgttgttgttgctgctgctgctgtcgcccCGCCAAGACGTGCTGAGGTAGATACTCTGTCGTCGTCAGCGTATTGCAGGCCGACGAAGGCTGCAGCAAATGACCAGCAACACCGCTTGCCGTCGGTCGCGTCTTCAGCGGAACTTGGACTACCTGGCGTATGGGCGTCGTCTGCAGCGATCGGCTGGCCGAGGAGCAGATGGAGGCGGTCAAGCTGGCGCTTTCCCAATGCTGAACCAGCGCATTCAGTCGTGCCTCCTCCAAGGCAATTTCCGTCTCGCTGGCCGAATCATAATCCGGTCCCtaaaaaaaagagtgagagagtttaatatgaattcgaattcgatttacaatatattttcagtGTACTCACCTCGTCGATCTTCTTGTCCAGCATGCGGAAGAAGTTCTGTTGGCTTGATGAGATTTCTCTGCAAGGTGCAGGCAGTTTTAGTTGAATGGAATAaaaggggggagggggagtaGGGGACAGACAGTGGATTGGACTGACTACTTACTGGCTTTGCAGCAGCGATAGATTCTTGGCACGCAGCAGTGAGACGGCCACATCCTCCTCGGTGTCCTGTATGTCCTTATTGCTTTGTTCTTCGCTCTCGTCATGCTTCTCGCGCTCACGTTGCTGTGCCTTCTCAGCATCCTCAATGTGGCCTTCGTCCTCGTCCGTCTCCGCATCTGAATCGGCTGCAGAGAAGAAAGGGGAGAAAGTGACGAAGAAGTGAGTAAAATAGTGTGTAACAAATTGTAACTAGGCAGCAAACTTTGGCAAACAACTTGTGCAATAAAATGGCTCCAAGTGTTGTAATATGTTTTACTTTGTGCGCTGGCCCTGAAATGTCACGACGCTGACTGTTTTTTAAGGACACTTGGCGAAGTCGTAGAAAAGTCGCACACAACAATTTAGCGCAAATGTGGCTGGATAAGGAAAACAGATCGAATTTGATGATAGAGAACTTTAACATTTGGCAATGTCagcaaatgttattttttgcaaGTCACGTTCATTGTTCATTCATTGTCGAAGTGCAATTTTTGGcgtgaatttaattaaaacgagTTATGCATATTAATgcgcaacaaaaatatgaatgaaaaactTTATAATTAATCTAGCTAGCAACAGCGATAAAGAGGAAGAAGGATGGGGGGAACGGAGACTGAGCTGACGACAAAGCTTAGGCCAACAGAATTTGGGTCGTTGATGGTACAATGGCGCCTTTgtgtatgctacacttttgtTAACCCGTTTTGAACGCagcccaaacacacacacacacacacatacactaacaCTTGCACACTCAATTCACAGGCATACATAAATAGAGGCAAGGCCCCAAAGGGGCCACACCCACTCAACTGCTACGCCCactgcaacaacaagttgCCTTTTAGCAGttaattacacacacatacacacagcgaagtgagagagagagagaaaggcagcaacaacaacgggaagaagaagaagaaaggcTCTCGGGGCACTGCCAAAAGTTTGAAATGTAGGCTAGCGCAAcactttttgcctttttttatatatattttttcgctGCTTTGTACaatgtatataatatgcaCACACACCGCGCATATGTACACACTCATCATATTTATAGTATGCATGTTTGCAGCTTATAAGcctacacacacgcatacacagacgtgcaagtgtgtgtgtggcgtcAGCATCAACGTCGTCAGGCGAATGCACGCCGTAAGCCTTTGCTGCTGACATATTAATCAATGATGTCCTCATTGTGAAAACAGGTGgcttatacacacacacacgcgcacagcCACACACATATACGCACTCTCACACTAACACTCACTCATTTGTACCGACTGACATTCAAGTTTCACACGTACACACGCAACTGCAGGCAAATTGATGTCGTCATGCGTGTAAGCTTTTGTTAAGTGGTCTGTATGTATGCGTAAGGCAAACagagacaacacacacacacacacacgcacaatgTCACACTGTTAGCGGTACAGTAAAGTCTCCTCTTTGCTTACCATGTCCTCCTTTCTTGCCATTTGCTTTACTCTTCGATTTCCTTggatataaatgtattttgctCTGTCCACAGCCCATTTTCTGactgtgctgctgttgctgcggctgcggcggcggcgactgaggctgctgctgctgagactgcgactgcgactgttgTTGACGACGTtgactgcgacggcgacagcaCTGACGTTGCCTTTGATATTAGCGTTGCgagttgtttttgtatgttttcaattttttattaatttgttgctcGACACGTTCTACGTCGTCCGCTGACCGACCTGTGCATATATATGTGTTAGATATATATCTCCTTCTCCTTTACACGACTGCAACTCAATTAGCTATTTCACTCGCTGGCATTCACCtctcttttcatttatttacgtTTTTGTCACACGTCTCTTTGCGTTGCCTGCGTTTTtgtcttgtgttttttttattcaattttcactAATTTAACTATGtgtgtaaatttaatttatttgatctcaagttgttgttgttgctgttgccgttgccgttgcttttgctttgttgtgaAATCGTCTTCGTTCTTTTAATgcgacagcaacatcaacaacaacactgagagagagagaatggaaCATTCCGCGTTTGCCACTTGTTCGAGAATTTCATTTGTCGACATTCGACATTCGACAgcgacgtcgccgtcgttgATTTTGTGCGTAAAACGAACGCCCGCCCACCCACAACTTCCAGTTCaaaccaaacacaaaaactttGAAAAGTAGCGGAAATTAACTTTTTACCTTGGAACGAACAAAACGAGCAAGCGACCCACCGTaaagcggacagacagacagacggagaccccacaaggcaacaacactgtgtgtgtgtctgtgtgctaGCCAAGAAGCTCACTGTGCTGACGCTGGCCAACCACTTGTTTCTCGCTTTGCGAgccataaattcaatttgcagcgTCAATTTGTAAACATGCACGGCACAGGACACGACACGGCACAGAATAGCACAAGACAGCACAGGACAGGAACAGGACGTAACAGGAAAGGACACGGCACAGGGCAGGACAAACCCACAAAAGGGTTTGGCCAGGGCTGCACTACACCGTCAATTTTTCGTGCTCTCCGCTATTGTTTTGTTCTAAAGAGGCGCGCGTTTTATTGCTTTCAACACTCGCgtgattttttgttattgtttctgctgctgctgctgtgttgtcgttgttgttgctaatttaaacaaataacaataataagcACAACAAATAATGCACAAGAAAAACACTtgaattatattcaattattctCACATAGAGCGCAAAGCAACGCCGCGCCGTTGTCCAAAGCAGAGCGTCAGACTCTTGCTTAtaatagacacacacacacgcatacaaacatacaagCTGGCAGGCGAATGAGGCAGGCAGCGAGGCGCCAAACAGCCGAACAATCGttgaaaagagagagagagagtgagagagagcgccAGACCGAGAATGAGAGCAAGCTCCAGTagcgccgccgccgccgcttctctctttttgctgctgctgcggctgccttTGCTGCTTGCTCCTGTATGCGTTCAAGTGTATggatgtgtgtttgtgtgtgttgagtgcgCGCTGCGTGCGAAAttgatttttctatttataaaaaaaaaatcaaaatatatctgTATTTTCGTTTGTTGCGCGGcgctttttttgtgtattgtttttttgtttttagtttttttttttaatatgggattttatttttgttggcgatgccaaaaacataatttatgttttatttatgattttttgtttcccattggcattttttatttgcccgATTTCGACGTTTTCCTTCTGCGCGTTTTTATAGAAACTTGTTTGATTTATACGCAGCGCCACTTGGGCACACACTCGGCCTCGGCCATCAACATCATCCCATCATCCCGtgaatacatacacatgtatgtgtattccacacacactcacacagttGTATATTCAGATTTGTGAATTCGGTTTTCTTTTTGAGATTCCGGAATATCACTTTTTTGCTGGGGCGGcgcacaaaacaacaattggcGTGCTGCATTTACCGCTTACTTTGTAtttacacacatttattttaaagactAAAAGGAACTTTTTGCGCatttatatagttttctttgcatatttacacacggttctttcatttttatggATTTTCTGCGGAAAACTCAACTCGCCGAAAAAAGTTTTAGCTGCGACGCGACGCTTCTGTGTGGAATTTTGTATGCTGAAATTTATGCTGCCTGACACTCCTCTTTGTGTCACACAGCAGCACTTTTGTGCTTTGCTCAACTAGAGAGCGaaatacacagagagagcccaagacagagagcaacagagagagagcaacgaCATTTAGATTTAGAAGAGCGGAGCGCAGCTTACATGCCAACACACGTTGGGAGAAAGCATCGCGTGAGCTTTAATGCTCAGTGCTCCACATAGGGGTGGGTTTTTGAACTGTATGTGCGCGTGATAGCTTGCGGAGTGCGTAGTGGGGGGTagagtttgttttctttaaagCTTTCAGCGCCACAGGCCAGCTGCCAATGGGTCGTACGCTCATTTGTTTGAATGAATGCGTATTATCGAAAGGTGAAAGTACGCTGCAGCTTAAAGCTCACGAGAAGTGCGCCCCTTTCTATGAGAGCTTTCAAACATTTCAAAGCTCATGCCAGCTTCTGCAAGTTACCGAAGGTTGTTGGAAAAGCTGAACTTTAAAAGCTTACTTACAGTTTGGTTCGCAACCAATCTTATACTTTTGGCAGACCATATTTTGTAGAAATTCGTTGGGgagataaaaaaaatcttgacATTGTCATGCTTATGCCTCATTACTTTTCACTGTTTCAGCGTCCAGTGTGTGATGCTCTACTTCCGCCTTCGCCTCCGCCTAATGTCAAAGAACCACCCTCCCTTAGCATGCGACATGTTTGTGGATGCCATTATGTGACTTGGCCTGGCCCTGGCCTTTGGTGAATTTATTGCATAATAATGAAGTGAGAAACGTTACAAATCAAAACACTCGACAGCATCTAGATAAAGTTTTGCTGCGGGGTTTATATTTTCGGCATTCGCTCTTTTTATCATTATAATGTCGAGCATTTTTGGGGCAGAAACATTCGcaatttttgtgcatttgtcAGCCGCAACGGAATTGAAACGTTTGCGCTTTTATTGCCGCGGACGTGTGTCGACTTTGCTGGGAGGGGATGGGGATGGTGTTTTTAGTTCCTGAGGGATGTAGTTGATGGTGggaaaaaaatatgatattgaTAACGGCAACCAGGAAGtaatatacaacaaatgcGAAACAATATCGTTACATTGATCTGGCATCTTGCATAAAAACAGCCATCTCATTGTTATCCTATCGATGGACCTAAACAGGGTAGATTTAGCAGATATAATACAATTGTAAGCCctataaacaaacaatgtaaatatgaaattaaattttgtatattattgagaaatattatgattattaaattcaGAGTTTGCCtttagtataatatttttttttagcggTTTTATAAAGagtttaaaatgatttctatTTTGTTAAGCACTGTAGACATTTGCTAATGAGaaccattttattttttatcataattccaatttttgaaaaatcgaaattttgatctcattaaaatttgcaaataaatttagtaaattgcatttttcaattgaCATTAAGAACTTCAATCTTCTTTTCTGTCAGATTTGAAAGAATTCTCATTTGAGAGCTATTTATTGTTCTTAAATTAtgtatctttaaaatattttttattttttataataactaataatatttcttcatgttgtatgtatagtataataataagtgtCAACATCAATTTGAATGGATTCTGTagaatattttttcttaaataagagaatttttattttacaaatagaatattgtacttttttttttaatacttttagatttatttttattaatttttctattttcaaaaAAGATAATATCATAGAGAAgtgacattaaaaatattagagATAAGCCAATATGGTAAACCAGTTCCACACAAGTGGAAATCGTTTAGGCTCATTGGCCATCCGCAAATCCAACATTTTGCTACGCTTATCGAcacaatgttgtggtgctgtcAAAGGGTTGTTGCATCCTCGTTGAGTTGGGAACGGGGATTTACTGTCGTTGATTGTGGCAACATATGTTTCTGTCACATTTTGTCGGCGTGCAACAGTTTGGAGCTGCTGTGTATTCCAGCAGGACACAGACTGTCGTGATGTCTCTTCAGTTGGCTATAAAGCATTTAGGCAAATTTTCGCACTGCTTGTACTGACAATCCCCAAGCCCCAAATTGAcaataatttacataattttcaaCGATtttctgttgtcgttgctccGCGTTGCTTTTCCGTCACCGTGTCTCCACATCCATCTCCTCTGACTGTTAACGTCAGCGTTGCTGATTGGTTTGGTCAGAAATCATCGTTCGATGTGTTGCCAGTGTTTTTGTGTAAATCTCAGCAAAACGATTGCGACTATCATGATTGTGGGCGTAACTCTGTCCGCCACGTGACCGCACGCGTTGCGTTGAATTTAACACGCGCGAAGTGGCGGCCCCAGGGACAGCGACGCTTGCCAGGATCAGGCTACTACTCGTATATTGACTCTGACTACTGGCTTTGGTGCTCATTCTAACCCTGACTCTGGCTTGACTGTAATTTAAATGGGGTGCGGTTGaggatacaattttttaaactttttacgttttgttgttggtggctttcgtcgtcgtcgttgcgaCGTCAACGAGGACGCGTGCAGCCAATAAGTCCTGAAGTCCTTCATCACTTCCGCTTCAGTTCAGTTCCGTGATTTTGCACAATTAATGTTTTGATTGCGTGGCAGCGTGACGTGTAATTATTATCGCCACACACCATcgagacacaacaacaaagcgcaaCACATACAGCGAGAAGGCTGAAGATGGTCCTTTGGGGGCgtggctgctgatgctgcgaaaaattgcaaagcaattaaaatgatttgcCAGCTTAAAGTAAccagcaaagaaaaagaagttCGGCAACAAGCtcataaattactttaattaaaaccgCACCGAAAAAGTTGCCGACGAAAAACTTCCTTAAGGACACTCACTAGAAaatcacaaattaaaaattgctgCTCCTTCGGCTCCTGCTCaaaacaatttatgcaaattatgcaCGACAAGCAGCCAAATCCTTTGGCAGACCAATGCcagaaatttcattaaaaaactGAGCCGAAAAATCtttgataaaaattaaaaacttcgCGCAGGCCGCCGTCAAGACTTTTTCCAGCTGAAGGACAATTGACAGCAAATGCTAAAGAAAATGTCAAagacaagaaagaaaaaaaaaatagaatatgaAATCGTGAAACAAGGAATTAAAACAAgcaataatatgaaaatattatgaCATAGCTGGGGCGTGAGgcgaaaaatatttaaatatgctcAAGCTGCTTTCATATCGCCATTTTCTGctcttacattttttttcggcCATCTTTCTGGTAATTTtaatgcgttttttttttgtggccaCCCATCGAGGGGGCGGCCAAGTGTCCTGGCAAACTGTGTGACGCGTCCTTCTGCTCGCCCTGCTTTGCATAATTATATTCATTGAAAACTTATTTCCTTCAAGTTTGCAGcaaaagtaatattaaaaaaaaaaaaaaaatgaaaatctgaGTGAATTGAGTTACAGTTACGAGCGAGAGCAGCAAGCAACATGCATCGATGGGGCGACTGTGGGCAACGCAACTGTTTTCACATTTAATTGCTGGGCCCCTCAgcttgagctgagctgagctaaATGTCCAGCACTCCAGCTGTACAACTCCTACTCCACCTATTCCCAACCTCAGTCGTTGTCCAAGGAAACTTGTTTCAATGGCGTGGCCCCGACCCCGTCGACTCCACTCTTCACTCTTCACTCTCAGCTCTCGACTCTTGACTCTCAACGTCAGTGGGGAAGCTGAAGATGTTGaagctgcgactgcgactgcgattgtCGTTACtccgactgctgctgctgctgcagaagaagatgaagcagaaagctgaaaaaaaaatgtaacatGATTTAATGACATGAATTATTTATGAGTTTCCTGTCAATCAAAAACCACGTCAAAGCATTTTGATGGCGATGTCAACGCGCCACTGAGCAAAACACACGACGCTGCACATTGCTCCAGAGATGCCCAGCCCGGGATCCCATACAAACCCAtactaaatgaaaaatgtcTAAGGAATCAACAATGAAAtcaagtttttaaaaaaatatataatatgccTAAATAAATGGTTGTTGTAGTGAATGGAAATAAAGCCATTtgataaataacttttaacttttttaaaataatgtaattcaaataaagttttaagtaaatttcaagtttgcttttaatatcATTACAAATATGATAAGTtcgatgaatgaattttgacaaaaatatatgtgttatctttttttaagctttaattataatatattcaacttacgatatcaaattatatatatcaaatcTATACTTTCGATTcccatttattttcttaaatatttgctaattCATTTCTTGTGTCgagtttacatttttttttaataacataatGATTTTTTCAGATCTTCTAAATTTATCACATAGCAGCGAGGTTTTTACAAAagttgtattcatttttttgttgacttgTTGATAACCtaagatatatttaaatacttttgatgGGGGTTGCATAAAATCTTTAGGGCAATGTAAGAAAAAAGTACTATaacttatataatttaatagaCTTTTTATGTAGATCCACATCAGAAATAGTATTAACACGGGAATTCTTTCATAGCACCAtcaatgtttttgatttttgatgtgATTATGgatcaaaatgaatataatgaTAATTCCATGCATAATAGCGACATTCTAGATATACATCTCAGAAATATGTATCATACGATGTATCTCTTTTATTAGTCTGAGATGTTGCAACTCTTCTCCATCAtatttatatctttatatattgAACATTGTTCATTGATATGAATGTGCCGCAAACTAAGCAAAACATGCGCACCACACACTCTCCTCATGTATTTATAGATACTTGCCCCAGATAGGAATATGAATACTCTTACTGCTGGAGCAAATGATATGCTAATTCAGAAGCTTTTTAATCAAGgcccaaagccaaagccaaagctgagCCAATGCCAAGGATAGAAgcgttttgcatttgcattttgtttacttctttttttttctcatttgttatttggcattggcattgtttTCT
This is a stretch of genomic DNA from Drosophila albomicans strain 15112-1751.03 chromosome 3, ASM965048v2, whole genome shotgun sequence. It encodes these proteins:
- the LOC117570459 gene encoding putative uncharacterized protein DDB_G0271606 isoform X2 translates to MGCGQSKIHLYPRKSKSKANGKKGGHADSDAETDEDEGHIEDAEKAQQREREKHDESEEQSNKDIQDTEEDVAVSLLRAKNLSLLQSHQQNFFRMLDKKIDEGPDYDSASETEIALEEARLNALVQHWESASLTASICSSASRSLQTTPIRQVVQVPLKTRPTASGVAGHLLQPSSACNTLTTTEYLPQHVLAGRQQQQQQQQQQQQLQQQQLQQQQQQQQQQHQAANLYQQQQLILLPQLDANLVNTSNANAAAAAQLAQLQQQQQQQLVMYQQHQQQQQQQQQQQQQQQLAAYGGHLLTLPAGAKPQSVSPKRLLYGAVPSPPVSAPVQYIAANSPLMQTGVTGFLNGAGATAGRAPLQLAYYGAPSTAPQVAGQAATSVPIASESYESQTAPHSQSQQLQQQQPQLQSLQTLQSLQPQSSQQPLQQQLQQQQQQQPPLPTGAYYGEVMHSVQSTAPPTEYKFPPAISVQRLAPQVQRQLRETQELIKDSCPQLYAAGYGSPGPPIRNPNRNPTRTRPTLETQFSQELS
- the LOC117570459 gene encoding putative uncharacterized protein DDB_G0271606 isoform X1, whose product is MGCGQSKIHLYPRKSKSKANGKKGGHADSDAETDEDEGHIEDAEKAQQREREKHDESEEQSNKDIQDTEEDVAVSLLRAKNLSLLQSQEISSSQQNFFRMLDKKIDEGPDYDSASETEIALEEARLNALVQHWESASLTASICSSASRSLQTTPIRQVVQVPLKTRPTASGVAGHLLQPSSACNTLTTTEYLPQHVLAGRQQQQQQQQQQQQLQQQQLQQQQQQQQQQHQAANLYQQQQLILLPQLDANLVNTSNANAAAAAQLAQLQQQQQQQLVMYQQHQQQQQQQQQQQQQQQLAAYGGHLLTLPAGAKPQSVSPKRLLYGAVPSPPVSAPVQYIAANSPLMQTGVTGFLNGAGATAGRAPLQLAYYGAPSTAPQVAGQAATSVPIASESYESQTAPHSQSQQLQQQQPQLQSLQTLQSLQPQSSQQPLQQQLQQQQQQQPPLPTGAYYGEVMHSVQSTAPPTEYKFPPAISVQRLAPQVQRQLRETQELIKDSCPQLYAAGYGSPGPPIRNPNRNPTRTRPTLETQFSQELS